In Rhododendron vialii isolate Sample 1 chromosome 9a, ASM3025357v1, the following are encoded in one genomic region:
- the LOC131301020 gene encoding uncharacterized protein LOC131301020: MERERRDDGDQRCFLNHQVFDRLSPERMRSKSPIPSTARPGTPPSCSPPSGGGVGGVSYIEHRVSKMDTLAGVAIKYGVEVSDIKRMNGLVTDLQMFALQSLHIPLPGRHPPSPCLSNGLDNQGPSSSEQTPTRRRHSDLFESLQSLNLKPSPPTRVSLAMSNLQGYYGLKKLDKKPKYEGFEMAVYQNGGSHYLEDGPFAEPSPLINPPLSHHRKSKSVANGFFLSNIELDVAVTESRAVDSDKWYEKLIRRRQKSEADFTSRTPETLLKGDNSSSGGFSSNRGKGLALRPKAASRTTSGVDTEPGLTNNHIPLSLGDSLIADSLNLVRKSSSTSSLQDQENGPSSSSSIWAPPKWNLKSDLQALSTAAITRPIFDGLPKPMTGRRNKAALD; this comes from the exons atggagagagagaggcgcgaTGACGGAGATCAGCGCTGTTTTCTTAATCATCAGGTTTTCGATCGGTTGAGCCCTGAGCGAATGCGGTCGAAATCCCCGATTCCGTCGACGGCTCGTCCCGGGACTCCTCCGTCGTGTTCGCCTCCTTCTGGCGGTGGTGTCGGTGGGGTTAGTTACATCGAGCACCGCGTTTCCAAGATGGATACGCTTGCCGGTGTCGCGATCAAGTACGGCGTTGAG GTTTCCGACATTAAAAGGATGAATGGCCTTGTGACAGATCTCCAAATGTTTGCTCTGCAGTCGCTCCACATACCACTACCAGGAAGACACCCTCCATCTCCATGTTTGTCAAATGGTTTAGATAATCAGGG ACCGAGCAGCTCTGAGCAGACCCCAACACGCCGCCGGCACTCTGATTTGTTTGAATCACTCCAGTcactgaatctgaaaccttcaCCACCAACAAGGGTGTCCCTAGCCATGAGCAACTTACAAGGTTACTATGGTCTAAAAAAACTtgacaaaaaaccaaaatatgaAGGCTTTGAAATGGCTGTTTATCAGAATGGGGGTTCTCACTATTTAGAGGATGGACCGTTTGCTGAACCCTCCCCTCTTATCAACCCCCCTTTGAGTCATCACCGAAAATCAAAAAGCGTAGCCAATGGTTTCTTTTTGAGTAACATCGAACTGGATGTGGCGGTTACAGAATCCAGAGCAGTCGACTCTGACAAATGGTACGAGAAGTTGATAAGAAGGCGTCAGAAATCAGAAGCCGACTTTACTTCTCGCACACCTGAAACACTACTTAAAGGGGACAACAGTAGCAGTGGTGGATTTTCCTCAAATAGAGGAAAGGGTTTGGCCCTCAGACCCAAGGCAGCAAGTAGAACTACTTCAGGAGTTGATACGGAGCCAGGTTTGACGAACAATCATATTCCCTTAAGTTTGGGGGATTCTCTTATTGCAGATAGTCTCAATTTAGTGAGGAAGTCTTCAAGTACATCAAGTTTGCAGGATCAAGAAAATGGTccgtcttcttcttcctctatcTGGGCTCCACCAAAATGGAATTTGAAGTCCGATCTTCAGGCCCTTTCAACTGCAGCAATTACGAGACCAATATTTGATGGTTTGCCAAAGCCAATGACAGGTCGACGGAACAAAGCTGCACTTGATTAG